One window from the genome of Pogoniulus pusillus isolate bPogPus1 chromosome 7, bPogPus1.pri, whole genome shotgun sequence encodes:
- the LOC135177085 gene encoding uncharacterized protein LOC135177085, whose product MEAPTPRDGAYAEGWRARRPRQKGSRGSPGYPDGPPRHAAEAELNSPEPPRARAGSGAVVREFLRPVSELPPSPRYQERIRVSTICKAHYPAGSKSPGPRICTFKSRRDSRSGFSRQFTFLAQEKESEGNGLGPCEARWKVSFDCGHMLLGTPAVSDFPAGQQFLQKQVLKEHTDFCNYHVEIPHLLAVCIKYAPDISSVLFHDNHYCSPKYSQTCLSCDTELTCR is encoded by the exons ATGGAGGCACCCACGCCGAGAGACGGCGCGTACGCGGAG GGGTGGAGGGCCCGCCGACCCCGGCAGAAGGGCTCTCGGGGATCCCCTGGGTATCCCGATGGGCCGCCCCGACATGCTGCCGAGGCGGAGCTAAACTCTCCTGAGCCCCCCCGTGCAAGGGCCGGGAGCGGGGCCGTAGTCCGG GAGTTTCTACGGCCTGTTAGTGAGCTGCCACCTTCGCCCCGGTACCAAGAGCGCATCCGAGTATCTACCATTTGCAAAGCCCACTATCCTGCGGGGAGCAAGAGCCCTGGCCCACGGATCTGCACTTTTAAAAGCCGAAGGGACAGCAGGAGCGGATTCAGTCGACAATTCACATTTCTAGCTCAGGAAAAGGAGTCTGAAGGAAACGGTCTCGGGCCGTGTGAAGCAAGGTGGAAGGTGAGTTTTGATTGTGGGCACATGCTTCTAGGCACACCTGCAGTGAGTGATTTTCCTGCCGGGCAACAATTCTTACAAAAGCAGGTGCTGAAAGAACATACTGATTTTTGTAACTATCATGTTGAAATTCCTCATCTGCTTGCTGTATGTATTAAATATGCTCCAGACATCTCCTCTGTCCTGTTTCATGATAATCATTACTGCTCCCCAAAATACAGCCAGACTTGTCTCAGTTGTGATACAGAATTAACTTGCAGATAA
- the LAMP5 gene encoding lysosome-associated membrane glycoprotein 5 — MAGGRFPGLLFLLHAVARLAAEQEVENLSGLSPNPEKDIFVVRENRTTCLMAEFAAKFIVPYDVWASNYVDLLTEQADIPLARGAEMKGKCGTNESELEISWLEQAYTLKLSFLKEGHNTSRGPEAFWRLSRIQFTYDTSERTYFKDAVSPGKHTASSHRLSALVTPAGKSYECQAQQTISLISSDHQKSVQLLLSEVRIQPFDITADFVFGEEHKCPVDQREQLEETLPLILGLILGLVIVITLCVYHIHHKLTANQVQIPRDRSQYKHMG; from the exons ATGGCCGGAGGGCGCTTTCCGGGGCTGCTCTTTCTTTTGC ACGCCGTGGCTCGCCTGGCTGCCGAACAAGAAGTTGAAAATCTTTCCGGGCTCTCCCCTAACCCTGAAAAGGACATTTTTGTGGTGCGAGAAAACCGGACGACGTGTCTCATGGCGGAGTTTGCCGCCAAGTTCATCGTCCCCTACGACGTGTGGGCAAGCAACTACGTGGAT CTGCTGACGGAACAAGCTGATATCCCGCTGGCGCGGGGCGCCGAGATGAAGGGCAAGTGCGGCACCAACGAGTCGGAGCTGGAGATCTCTTGGCTGGAGCAAGCCTACACTCTCAAACTCTCCTTCCTGAAG GAGGGACACAACACGTCCCGGGGTCCGGAGGCTTTCTGGCGACTCAGCCGAATCCAGTTCACCTACGACACCTCCGAGCGCACCTACTTCAAGGACGCTGTCAGCC CCGGGAAGCACACAGCCAGCTCACACCGGCTCTCTGCCCTGGTCACCCCAGCTGGAAAATCCTATGAGTGCCAGGCGCAGCAAACCATCTCCCTCATCTCCAGCGACCACCAGAAGTCTGTTCAGCTCTTGCTGTCAGAAGTTCGCATCCAACCCTTTGATATCACCGCGGATTTTGTTTTCGGTGAAG aACACAAGTGCCCAGTGGACCAGAGGGAGCAGTTAGAAGAAACCTTGCCTCTGATTTTGGGCCTGATACTGGGGCTGGTTATCGTGATAACCCTCTGCGTTTACCATATCCACCACAAGCTGACAGCCAACCAAGTGCAAATTCCTCGGGACAGATCTCAGTACAAACACATGGGATAG
- the PAK5 gene encoding serine/threonine-protein kinase PAK 5, which translates to MFGKKKKRIEISGPSNFEHRVHTGFDHREQKFTGLPQQWHSLLADTANRPKPMVDPSCITPIQLAPMKTIVRGNKPRKDTSINGLLEDFDNISVTRSNSLRKESPPTHHQGNANHVPRHQEENGYITYSQYSSESDATTDYVMEKYRDKTLYGEELDRYYKGSYAAKQNGHMMKVTSRDIYYSEVAPLQSDLSRFLPEYHTHLEAKPKPLEYGGLKLEYQRIPSGSSLDYRDPFPYTPSRASVQSECPRERLEYSDSDRGRGLGKDDYDKRPKSSYVDPASPQPAMRQRSRSGSGLEEPAMPYGASAFKAHQQGHSYSSYTYPRLSETAAGIPKVDYDRAQLVVSPPLSGSDTYPRGPVKLPQSQSKVSYSSSSYQYPLVYHKAPHYHQPSLQPSSPYISTASYPSSPSITSSAYPPPSWGSSSEQQPSRVSHEQFRAALQLVVSPGDPREYLDNFIKIGEGSTGIVCIATEKHTGKQVAVKKMDLRKQQRRELLFNEVVIMRDYHHENVVDMYNSYLVGDELWVVMEFLEGGALTDIVTHTRMNEEQIATVCLSVLRALSYLHNQGVIHRDIKSDSILLTSDGRIKLSDFGFCAQVSKEVPRRKSLVGTPYWMAPEVISRLPYGTEVDIWSLGIMVIEMIDGEPPYFNEPPLQAMRRIRDNLPPRVKDMHKVSSVLRGFLDSMLVREPLQRATAQELLRHPFLKLAGPPSCVVPLMRQHRHR; encoded by the exons ACTATTGTTAGAGGAAATAAGCCTCGAAAGGATACTTCAATCAACGGACTACTGGAAGATTTTGACAATATCTCGGTCACACGATCCAATTCCCTGCGGAAGGAGAGCCCTCCTACCCACCACCAAGGAAATGCAAACCACGTGCCAAGGCATCAGGAGGAAAATGGTTATATCACCTATTCCCAGTACTCCAGTGAGTCAGACGCTACAACAGACTATGTCATGGAAAAGTACCGAGACAAGACTCTTTATGGGGAAGAGTTAGACAGGTACTACAAAGGGAGCTATGCTGCTAAGCAAAATGGGCACATGATGAAAGTGACTTCCCGGGACATCTATTATTCAGAAGTGGCACCCCTGCAGTCAGACCTCTCCAGGTTCCTCCCAGAATACCACACACACCTGGAGGCAAAGCCTAAACCACTGGAATATGGCGGCCTAAAGCTGGAATATCAGCGGATTCCCAGCGGATCCTCCCTGGACTATAGGGATCCCTTTCCTTACACTCCATCCCGAGCATCAGTGCAGAGCGAATGCCCCAGGGAGAGGCTGGAGTACAGTGACAGTGACCGGGGACGTGGCCTGGGTAAGGATGACTACGACAAGAGGCCAAAGTCATCCTACGTGGACCCAGCAAGCCCTCAGCCAGCAATGAGGCAAAGGTCCAGGTCAGGCTCTGGTCTGGAGGAGCCAGCCATGCCCTATGGAGCAAGCGCTTTTAAAGCACACCAGCAAGGACATTCCTACAGCTCCTACACCTACCCCCGCTTGTCTGAAACTGCAGCAGGCATCCCCAAG GTGGATTACGATCGGGCACAGCTGGTTGTTAGCCCACCGCTCTCTGGATCAGACACCTACCCCAGGGGCCCAGTAAAGCTACCTCAGAGTCAGAGCAAAGTCAGCTATTCAAGCAGCAGCTACCAGTACCCTCTGGTCTACCACAAAGCACCCCACTATCACCAGCCATCTCTCCAGCCCAGTTCTCCTTATATTTCCACTGCCTCCTACCCCAGCTCCCCAAGTATCACATCAAGTGCTTATCCTCCACCCAGCTGGGGATCCTCCTCAGAACAGCAGCCCTCCAGGGTGTCCCATGAACAAttcagagctgccctgcagcttgtGGTCAGCCCTGGTGACCCCCGGGAGTACTTGGACAATTTCATCAAGATTGGGGAGGGCTCCACGGGGATTGTCTGCATTGCCACTGAGAAGCACACTGGAAAGCAAGTTGCTGTGAAGAAGATGGATCTCAGGAAACAGCAGAGAAGGGAGCTTCTCTTTAACGAG GTTGTAATCATGAGAGATTACCATCATGAAAACGTGGTTGACATGTACAACAGTTACCTCGTTGGCGATGAGCTGTGGGTCGTGATGGAGTTTCTGGAGGGCGGTGCTTTGACAGACATCGTGACTCACACCAG GATGAACGAGGAGCAGATAGCAACTGTCTGCCTGTCCGTCCTGAGAGCCCTGTCCTACCTGCACAACCAAGGTGTCATCCACCGCGACATCAAAAGTGACTCCATCCTTCTCACGAGTGACGGGAGG ATAAAATTGTCTGACTTTGGCTTCTGTGCCCAAGTGTCCAAGGAGGTCCCCAGGAGGAAGTCACTGGTTGGGACGCCGTACTGGATGGCTCCGGAGGTGATATCCCGCCTGCCCTACGGCACAGAG GTGGATATCTGGTCCCTGGGCATCATGGTGATAGAGATGATAGATGGTGAACCTCCTTACTTCAATGAGCCACCACTGCAGGCCATGCGCCGAATCCGGGACAACTTGCCACCCCGGGTGAAGGACATGCACAAG GTCTCCTCAGTCCTCCGGGGCTTCTTGGACTCGATGCTGGTGCGGGAGCCCTTGCAGCGAGCCACAGCACAGGAACTGTTGAGACACCCATTTCTCAAACTGGCTGGGCCCCCTTCTTGCGTTGTGCCCCTCATGAGGCAGCACAGGCATCGCTGA